The proteins below come from a single Xiphophorus hellerii strain 12219 chromosome 14, Xiphophorus_hellerii-4.1, whole genome shotgun sequence genomic window:
- the znf219 gene encoding zinc finger protein 219, producing MDSPPECVLSLACEQPQSPQTLPSLDHSPQASSPLPDSPVVLPIPSPEPSPQSPDTTPYFPLSPFPLQEVNNNDCLDLDGEDCEEELDGIPPSPTPAVALFPGGSAQDAGCNPGLDSSPPDTPSAPFLGYGALELALSSGQGGNCSDELDLQLFQKETVTRATPGAGGASPGPALKFPCHVCGKRFRFQSILSLHARAHSLDRDRRAASLYRTRPPSTSLKQHLKIHQNHKDLLSNHRSRANQRLLPKTLIQHLTEEEDINGEDKGLDDDLKPDQNPNFLLDDSTPLTPPLTEDPVSVTSPYSSTGEGSSVATAPTFRCHACKGKFRTASELARHVRILHNPYKCTLCPFSASQEESLASHLQECHPSPEVSALTTAFNCRTIIDTPVPTPTHTPAPTPGNAQISSAAGASASSSVPAFRCDTCGQRFTQSWFLKGHMRKHKDSLDHKCQVCGRGFKEPWFLKNHMKVHLNKLGLKAGLGTHGILGNAEQQSKGSASTHTLNSLYSSLLMAHRGGGARGGQGRSDRETGGRIDMSLSKSAILGYLGLPSDGSGASCMERLQAAAQVAEMGNSGGGRSGGGGPTRGGGTSRGGGTSETTSTISEGGDQATWWQLVARSLAVAQQQQQQQQRPQQRGQQRGQQQGQRAPGRSSVITEADQIRVYRSGPDPRGESGGAGGPWECPDCGKLFRSLQQVVVHARVHAQRPQNHGTSEEEGAGTRRGAGLGRGGSGGGDVRPESQLHGGGSQQMVDGRQESKLNSSISQQAGAVTGFHSVISNFKGENGFTAVSSMPSVPTRERVRGRGIKDCPYCGKAFRSSHHLKVHLRVHTGERPYKCPHCDYAGTQSGSLKYHLQRHHREQRNALSASSNSSSGPTSSIHTSGTPGLVKQRRTQLNHGPINRGTADTSVSRSSQQSWLLGLPDQREHRKALAALRDVDLETQYRYLSGVMGALYQGGMEGNWIRGSPPPKTTKVSRRKPLTTSRMVQPQSDKDEPVPSTQEGGFEPLDLSRRTSPSHGGMEENESIDAGDGGVGFGVDGGRDSSAGVKLSQCLFCPFHTSSAELMAMHIQVNHTSKSRRKRVSSALLDDERAQRATKPRMDNSDLDPLTLWRHVSEGESPVPVGHWSSTQHQITNGHLEDTADHLDEASYRQDSVASVPKNVRDSPAVKEKTQEEKEELDEEFEENMESSSVEDLQDRDLRMSLDLSPALSPNMVVEDDKVLTG from the exons ATGGATTCTCCACCAGAGTGTGTGTTGTCTCTTGCTTGTGAGCAGCCACAGTCTCCCCAAACGCTGCCATCTCTTGACCACAGCCCTCAAGCCTCCTCTCCTCTACCCGACAGCCCCGTTGTCCTGCCGATCCCCAGCCCTGAACCTTCCCCGCAGAGCCCTGACACCACGCCGTACTTCCCCCTCTCTCCCTTCCCCCTACAAGAGGTCAACAATAATGATTGCCTTGATCTTGATGGAGAAGATTGCGAAGAAGAGCTAGATGGAATTCCTCCATCTCCGACCCCAGCTGTAGCTTTGTTTCCAGGAGGAAGCGCTCAAGATGCGGGATGCAACCCCGGTTTGGATTCCTCCCCACCAGACACGCCGTCAGCTCCTTTTCTTGGTTATGGTGCCCTTGAGTTGGCCCTTTCTTCAGGACAGGGTGGAAACTGCAGCGATGAGCTAGATCTTCAACTGTTCCAGAAGGAAACTGTTACCAGGGCAACACCTGGAGCTGGAGGGGCCTCGCCTGGGCCTGCACTCAAGTTTCCTTGTCATGTGTGTGGGAAGAGGTTTCGATTCCAAAGCATCTTGTCTCTTCATGCTCGAGCACATAGTTTGGACCGAGATCGAAGAGCTGCATCGCTGTACCGCACTAGACCCCCCTCAACTTCCCTTAAGCAACATCTCAAAATCCATCAGAATCACAAAGATTTGCTCTCCAATCACAGAAGTCGTGCAAATCAGCGTTTACTGCCAAAAACTCTAATCCAGCACCTCACGGAGGAGGAGGATATCAATGGAGAAGACAAAGGTCTAGATGATGATCTGAAGCCAGACCAGAACCCAAACTTTTTATTGGATGACAGCACACCCTTGACCCCACCCCTCACAGAAGACCCTGTATCTGTAACCTCCCCTTATTCCTCTACTGGCGAGGGCTCATCTGTTGCCACAGCGCCTACGTTTCGCTGCCATGCCTGTAAGGGAAAATTCCGCACAGCTTCAGAACTGGCGCGTCACGTCCGCATCCTCCACAACCCGTACAAATGCACCCTTTGTCCTTTCTCTGCCAGCCAAGAAGAGAGTCTGGCATCTCACTTACAGGAGTGCCACCCCTCCCCGGAGGTGTCGGCCTTGACAACAGCCTTCAACTGCAGGACCATCATTGACACACCAGTGCCCACCCCAACCCATACTCCCGCCCCGACCCCAGGTAACGCTCAGATCTCATcggctgctggagcctctgcaTCCTCTTCAGTGCCAGCATTTCGCTGTGATACTTGTGGCCAGAGATTTACCCAGTCCTGGTTTCTGAAGGGACACATGCGAAAACACAAGGACTCCTTAGACCATAAGTGCCAGGTGTGTGGACGTGGCTTTAAGGAGCCTTGGTTCCTCAAGAACCACATGAAAGTTCATCTTAACAAGCTCGGCCTCAAAGCTGGATTGGGAACCCATGGTATTCTCGGGAATGCTGAGCAGCAGTCAAAGGGCTCTGCTAGTACACACACCCTGAACTCCCTGTACTCGAGCCTGCTCATGGCCCATCGAGGAGGTGGAGCCAGAGGTGGACAAGGAAGGTCTGACAGAGAAACTGGGGGTAGGATCGATATGAGTTTAAGCAAGTCTGCTATCCTGGGATACCTTGGCTTGCCCAGTGATGGCAGTGGGGCCAGTTGCATGGAAAGACTtcaagcagcagctcaggtggCAGAGATGGGAAACAGTGGTGGAGGCAGAAGTGGAGGTGGTGGCCCTACCAGAGGAGGGGGAACATCCAGAGGAGGTGGCACAAGTGAAACCACATCAACTATTTCAGAAGGAGGGGATCAGGCAACTTGGTGGCAGCTGGTTGCTCGCAGCCTGGCtgttgcacagcagcagcaacagcagcagcagagaccaCAGCAACGAGGGCAGCAACGAGGGCAGCAGCAAGGTCAGCGAGCCCCAGGTCGAAGTTCAGTGATCACAGAAGCAGACCAAATCAGAGTCTACCGATCAGGCCCAGATCCCAGAGGAGAGTCAGGAGGAGCCGGAGGGCCTTGGGAATGCCCGGACTGCGGAAAGTTGTTCCGCAGCCTGCAGCAGGTGGTTGTGCACGCTCGCGTCCATGCTCAGAGGCCGCAGAATCATGGCACCAGTGAAGAAGAGGGGGCTGGTACTCGAAGAGGAGCGGGGTTGGGAAGAGGAGGCAGCGGCGGCGGTGACGTGAGACCAGAATCCCAACTTCACGGTGGTGGATCCCAGCAAATGGTAGATGGAAGACAGGAATCAAAACTGAACAGCAGTATATCTCAGCAAGCAGGAGCAGTCACAGGGTTTCACTCTGTTATTTCAAACTTCAAAG GAGAAAACGGCTTCACAGCAGTCTCCTCCATGCCCTCTGTTCCCACCAGGGAGCGAGTGCGTGGCAGAGGGATAAAAGACTGCCCCTACTGTGGCAAAGCCTTCCGCTCTTCCCACCATCTCAAAGTGCACCTGAgagttcacacag GTGAAAGACCCTACAAATGCCCCCACTGTGACTATGCAGGCACTCAGTCTGGGTCACTGAAGTACCACCTCCAGCGGCACCACAGGGAGCAACGCAATGCCTTATCAGCTTCCTCCAATTCCTCCTCTGGGCCCACCTCCAGCATTCACACATCTGGAACCCCTGGATTGGTCAAGCAGCGTCGAACTCAGCTCAACCACGGCCCGATCAACCGAGGCACTGCTGATACATCCGTTTCACGGTCCAGCCAGCAGTCTTGGCTCCTGGGCCTCCCAGACCAACGGGAACATCGGAAGGCTCTGGCAGCTCTAAGGGATGTCGACTTGGAGACCCAGTACAGGTATCTGTCTGGAGTTATGGGGGCCCTGTACCaaggagggatggagggaaATTGGATCAGGGGATCCCCCCCACCAAAGACTACTAAAGTATCCCGGCGTAAGCCTCTCACTACTAGTCGAATGGTTCAGCCACAAAGTGACAAAGATGAACCTGTGCCATCAACTCAGGAGGGAGGGTTTGAACCTTTGGATCTTTCCCGTCGCACCTCGCCCAGCCACGGAGGGATGGAGGAGAATGAAAGCATTGATGCCGGAGATGGAGGCGTTGGGTTTGGTGTTGATGGTGGGAGGGATAGCTCAGCAGGGGTCAAACTGAGCCAGTGTTTGTTCTGCCCTTTTCATACATCATCAGCTGAGCTGATGGCCATGCATATCCAAGTAAACCACACAAGTAAGTCCAGGCGCAAGAGGGTCTCCTCTGCTCTCCTGGATGATGAGCGTGCCCAAAGGGCCACCAAGCCACGGATGGATAACTCCGACCTCGATCCTCTGACATTATGGAGGCATGTGAGTGAGGGAGAATCTCCAGTCCCTGTGGGGCACTGGTCTTCAACTCAGCACCAGATCACTAATGGTCACCTTGAGGATACAGCAGATCATCTGGACGAAGCTTCTTATCGTCAAGACTCTGTGGCTTCAGTGCCCAAGAATGTAAGAGACAGCCCAGCTGT